AGTACCGATCCCTGAATTTTCAGCATTCTTTTATGCATTTCTACTCTTGCATGTAGTGTTCGTTTTGCTTAGAATAAAATTAATGACCTCATTTCATTGGTcaattactactactactgctaggTACAACTCAGATATCATCTAACTTTGGGAGTTTTGACTTTTTAATGTAGATTGTTCCTTCTAGGCCATTCAATTTTGCCTTCTATCCAGAAGATGTTAGGGCATTCAGCTCTAAGAGTATCCATCGCACACAGTGTCAAGCATATGTTTAtctgctttctttaaaattcaataCATTTCTTAATGATAAgtgctatatttctttttttttttttaaagatttttatttgtttatttgacagacagagatcaccagtagacagagaggcagaaagagagagagagagagggaagcaggctccctgctgagcagagagcccgatgcgggactcgatcccaggatgctgagatcatgacctgagccgaaggcagcggcttaacccactgagccacccaggcgcccaagtgcTATATTTCTTAACTACAATCCTAACATCCAGCATTAGGCCTGGCACATTCTGGATAAGTATGTATGTGTTGAATGCATGAATTAATGATCTGGAAAAGGTTTGGCAGATACTATAACAGGCAAGAAATATTACACAAATATGttaactaagtgaaagaagtctaGGCTGAAATAAATCAAATCCAGGGTGCTGGGTAACACTATCAAAATAAGTTTTCTCTGGAGAATAAAgggtggaaaaaaaaagcctgggatGCTAACATTAGCCAAAAATTCTGAAACTGAACCAAGAACtctttttggtaaaatttttgtttgtttgacatgTTTTAATTGAGTATatgctacacacacacatgctgatGCAATAACTATGCTAGTCTTTAGAAATGtagcaataataaaaagaaagctctTATGGAGCTTCTGCTttggagtgggagtggggaagaACACAGgtacaagataaataaaaaatatgttttagagATAAGTAtcatagcaacaacaaaaaatacactTTGAGGATAGATACAAGGGCAGAGGTGGTGGATAGCTGTGTTGTGATCGGTGATGTCAGAGTGGATAACCCAGAACCCATAGTTGGCTGATAATTAGTGTCTGTCCTGTATGAATAACGGATTCTCATCTTTCAAAAAAGGAATTTCCTGAAAATGCTTTTCCAAGCCCCCACATTTTTGTGGCGATGTTAAAGATCCTGGTTTCATAACTAAAAATGGAGAGTTTCAACTGTCATGTAAAAGGAGAGTCTCTTATTATTTCACAGTGAAAAAGCCCAAGTTAGGATGGGAAAGAACGTTCAAATCTTGAAGTTACAAAAAATACAGTTCAGATTTACATTCAAAGTTCTCATACCAGAACATTTCTTATAGAACAGATTATACATTTACCTCATATAatgaaaagatgtaaaatgtttGGTTAACTGTTGTAAAGATACTGCAGATGAAGATACTGAGATCTTAAAGCAAGTTGATGACAGAAACGTGTATTTccaaaacatttcagaaatattatatatatttcagaaaCATTATATTCCTTTGTGGAATTTTCAGTACATGCAGTGTTTTGATGTTTATATTGTTATATGCTCAAATTTGTTTGCACTTATGAAAGGATTTTTATTCTTCATGGAAGATTGAGAGCACAACTTGTTTTTATGGTTAACCAAAAAAGATACTTCATGTTACTATCAGAGACCTATCCATTGGCtataagtgcttttaaaaaaagaattttattattcagataaggtgttctttttttaagtaggccagaataaacagacaaataaatagctaggaagaaaataaaggagaaagttGTTAAGAAGGAAGTATTTATGTTCACACTCATGAGTATAACTGATGCTATGgatttaaatgataaattataggggcgcctgggtggctcagtgggttaagccgctgccttcggctcaggtcatgatctcagggtcctgggatcgagtcccacatcgggctctctgctcagcagggagcctgcttccctctctctctctctgcttgcctctccatctacttgtgatttctgtctgtcaaataaataaataaaatcttaaaaaaaaattaaaaaaataaaaaataaatgataaattataatGTAAAAAACAGATCAAGTGGAGATTAGAAAATTCAGGTACAAGTCTTCCCAGCTTCTGATATTTGGTAGGGCAGATATAGAGGAGTGTGATTTGGGAGCTCAATCTAATACTCAGCAATTgctttgaaacaaaaataagcttTATAATTTGAAAGTCGATATTAAATTGTGCTTATGATAAAAGCAGCATACAGTAGTAGAGTGGGATCAGTTGATTTTAAGTAAAGTTAAACTGTTAAGATATTGGCAGTTTTTCAGAGAGGAAGGATATTGTCTTTTTGAAGCTTTGATAGCAAGGATTAGTTAGGGATTCCATTCTAGGCAAAAATGGTACCCAAAGGTCAAGAATTGTATTTTTTGCAGGATCaagaatataataaatttatagtaGGCCTAGGAGTAAGATACTGAGCCATTTAGGGCtcattataatatttttctggGCATAGGATGAATCATAGATGAGAGGTTGATTAGTTTTCTATTCTGCATGGGAAACTggcacaaggggcacctgggtggctcaatgggttgggcctctgccttcggcttgggtcatgatcttggggtcctgggatggagccccacatagggctctctgctcggcagggaacctgcttcctcctctctctctctcagcctgcctctctgcctacttgtgatctctgtttgtcaaataaataaaatctttaggaaaaaaaaatcttaaaaaaataaataaaatcttttaaaaaactggcaCAAATGTAGGGACTTAAAGCAATATCCCTTTATTAATTCACAGGTCTATAAGTCAGAATACTGGCATGAGGTGACTTGAGTTCTCTGTTAAAGGTCTTAAAGGCCTGAAATcagtattaaaaacattttcagataaTTTGAACATCTAATTCATTTTGGGATTCGCATCATTCACCATTTCTCATTCAAGTTGTCATGTATCTGGTTCTTGGTATGCAAGGTGATATTTTCTTGTCCCTTGAACACTTTGGCCATTATGTTAAGCTACTTTGGTTCCTGTTTaaactttgtttttggttttgtttaaattttagctGGTATTTAGTTTAGATTTGGCGCATAGTGCCTCTTCTACTTTTGTGGACTGTGGTTCCATGACACCTTTGTGTTAGAACCCTTGTGGTactattttttctgatttatcttATGCAGGTAGGGTTAGTACAGATCTGTGTTTGTGCTGCTTAAGGGGGCAGGAAAAGCTTCCCAGGCCAGGGCACCTGGTGCTTCTAGATGGGGGAAGGGTAGCTGTGTTCCACTTGGATAAAGAGCACTTCCTGGGCCAGGAACTTGTGTCAGGATCTCCCTTGTCTGTATGGGATGGTGATTATTTACCAAGTTGAGAGCTTTTTGTGGTGTTGGTAGGTATAGGCAAGTTGCCTGGTATCTCTGGGTATGGCAGAGGAGTCTCGGGCCCAGCTAAAGAGAAGACCATTTTTCAAGGTGGGAGCTTTATACAGTGGGATCACTTTTGCTGGTACCCTTGATCACCAGTATGGTATGtctgggaggggaaagggggcCTCAGGCCCAGTGGGGAAGGAAAGCACTTCTCCAGGTCACTTAATTGTCAACAGGGCTTCCAATTTTCTCTCTTTACAGCTTCTGCAGGGCTCACCTGGTGTTTTCAGTGGGACTTCCATTTGATCTGATGGAGCAAGAGCCTGTTAGAACTGCTTTCTGTTACTAAGTTGGGAGTTAGGAAGTGCTGAGCCTGGGTCACCTTTTTATTTGGAGGGATCATAAGATGTCCTGCCCTGAGGTTGTTTATCCATTCCAAAGGTCCCTAGCCAATTCACTTTCCCCATTAGAACTTTCAGAGTTCTCCTTTGGTTGTCTCATGTTATTTCTAGGATATATAGTTGTACTTATAGAGGGgggaacagagagaggggagtaTAAACCATCTTATCTGGACTAGAAATCCTGTGACTTTTAAGGACTCACCTGATTAGGTCAGGCTCATTCTGGATAAGCTCCCAATCAACTGTACCATACATCATAATGTAGGAATGGGAATGGTAGTCCATCACATTCACAGGTGATACTCTAAAAGTCACTGGGGGCCATTTTAGAATTCTACCACAGAAAGCATTTGTGAATGTACTGAAGTATTGATTAGGCAGTTATCATCTGGAAGGTTGGAACACATTAGTATAGCAAGAAGACAAGTACTGCTCTAATTATTCCTCTCTTTAAATGAAATAGATGTAGTATCAGAAATACTTAGTAATAATCAGAATATTCAAACAACTTTCAGAATTTAATGTGAATATCAGAGGTTCATTTAAGACTTTATTTCCCAccatgcaaatatcttctgtgtGAAAAATATTCTAGCTCAAAGATGTACTAAAAGACTTCACTAGTATActctgtttatattttatgtttctgtgtAATTACTGTAGCTGCCAGTAATTCACATAGAAAATGaaggtcggggtgcctgggtggctcagggtcctgggattgagccccacattgggaacccctgctcaggagggagtctgattcttcctctccccttccccatgctcgttttctctgtctcaaataaaataaataaaatcttagaaatgtCAGTGATGATTCTGACTTTAAATTTTTAGAGAAAGTTTATACTTAACACTGACCATATTTATATAGGTTTCTCAGTGTATAAAATTTATGACTGTTGCTTTTGTCAAAATACAGTTTACTCTCACCTAAACCAGGATTGAAAATTTTAAGCGAAATTTGCTGGTTTGGccaatatacaaaaacaaaaacaaaaacaaaaaattaaaaactccagTTTCCAGGCTGAATTAGGAGAAAAGTCCTTTACTATGTTTGGATTGGAAGAGAAGCATGacctaaaatttgattttttaaaaaagattttatttatttatttgacagagagagtgagagagcacaagcagggagaagaacagagggagagggagaagcaggcttcctgctgagcagggagcccgacacggggctagatcctagaaccctggcatcatgacctgagtcgaaggcagatgcttaacctgagctacccaggtccccctaaaatttgattttaaagtgTCATGGTTTGGGGTAATACTTTGATAGGGATGATTAGAATTGAATTAGTTAAGCATGCTTTTGAACTCCAGCTGTTCAGATTACAACTTGGGAGGCTTTGTACTTTGGATCATTCACATAAAGATTAAGATCTATAAACCATAATATACCTTATAAGAATAAagcatatgttttttaaaattatatgaactgaacttataaataaaaagaaattcaggtcacctgggtgactcagtctgtcaAGTGtcgaactcttggtttcagctcaggtcagtgATCTCATGGGCTCAAGCCCTACatcctgctctgtgctcagcagagtctgtttgagtttctctccctttgcctctgttcCCTGTGTCCCCCATCCTTCCATTCACACATACatctaaagaaaatttaaaaaaaaaaaaaaagaaactgagacttGAATGTACTTATAAAGCAAAAATTGGAGAAGTACATATACCGGCTTTTTTCCTTAGTTGATTACAATCACAGCAAAGCAAAGTGTGACATGTTTAAGAGCAATGTCATTAAATTCTATGGTTTGTCATCTTATCACTTCTAAAGATAAAATGTACTTGTTCTCTTCTTCAGGATACCAGTTCTGAGTAGATGAAAGGAAAATTCAAAGATTGTTAAACAGCCGAGTCAAAGAAcagaatggaggacaaggggaagaGGCAACTACTCCCTCTTTATACACCTTCAAGCCTAGAGTTGATAATACTGGCATCTCACAGCTGCTAGCCTCAGGGTAATTCATcatctctttgtttcctttcattctttacaCACTTTTAGTAAATAGTTTCTTCATTAAACTCTATTCCATCACCCTTTTCAAGTGTGCCATCAATTTTTGCCCAGGACCCTAAATGATATATTAGTAGTAGAAAATGGGAGAAACTTTAAGGTAGTGTTAAGGGTTGGGATAAACTGCTGGGAAGAGAGATAGGAAGACAAAGTTTTAAAAGCTTTTCTATGGCATTCTATGAATGTAATGACTTTTTATGTGAGTGATTCTAATAAATTCTTAATGTTCTTGATTATTCTGGTTGTGTTCCTCTTTGTATGCACATTTAAGATGAGACATGGCTGAGAGATGTCTGGGATTTGCACGACTAGATAATTCTATTAGTTTCCATCTGGATTGATTATCTATTAAGACATTTCTCCCATGGAATCAGGAACATCCCACCCTAGTGTATCTGCTAAGTTTCTTTTGAAATTCAGTGATCCATTATAGTGGGAAATTTGTTTTTGCTCTAAGGTAGGACAGTACTGTttggttttttatatattttcttttattttggaacAGAAATTGAGGAAAGTTCAATCATTCCTTCAGGAAACAATGATTCAGTACAGATTGTTACATTGGGATTCAATTTTAGATCAGATTCAGAGTCTTATATTTAACAGGACAATATCGCTGTCAGGtaagacagcatttttttttttttttaattctggaagAGAAATTGGGGAAAGTCCAAACATTCCTTCAGGAACCAGTGATTCAGTTCAGATTATTATATGGggattcaatttaattttttaatttttttcaggattCTATTTTAGATTAGATTcagattattatatttaaaaatcagtccaAAAGTTGTTTATAATCAGGTGACTACTGTTTGTCCATCACTATAATTGTTTGTATACCTGAGAATTCAGATCTCAATTAGAATTTTCTCTTTCACCAGACTCTACTGCTTTCCTACGACAAATAGGACAGGTAGAGTTCTCCAACAGCCAGCGATCGATACAGTGGATATGAAATTCATGGGAGCAAGGTAGGATGCGTAGTCTGTTGCCTTCTGTGTACTCTGTGATGCAAATACTACAGGCTTTTAATGCACCACTTTTACCAAAAGATCTTATAGCCAAGTTGTCAATTTGTGCTTTGGTGAGTCCTGTAGTTTGGTCATGATAGTCTTCATTCAAGAGGAAAAAATGGTCCAGATTAAGGGAGGTCCAAGAGTTACTTTCATCAAATATTATTGGGCTCATAGGTCTACTTTCTTGCCTGGCTTCTGATGGTGAGCCTGATGATAAGCTTATTTCATTAGTGCCGTCAAACATCAGTGATCTAATTTCTGAATTTTCATCACTGGAGCTGGAACTGGAAATAGGACTAGAATTGAAACTAGTTATGTAGCTGGAATTTGAACTAGAAATCAATGGAAAACTTGAATGGAAATCAGAACTAGTATTTGAATTGGAACCAGAACTAGTCCTACCACCAGAACCATCTCTTTCATTTGGTGACTCTGCCCTTTCCATGTTTTCACTTGGGGGTGAGATGCTATGCACTAAATCACTGTCACTGTCCATAAGGTCAATTGAGCCACTGAATGTTGTCACTGTCTGCATTAATGTGCTCTGAATTGTAGTAGATATTGTATCatttaaatcagtatttaaaattcTGTGGATGGGAATTCCGATGGTACTGAGATAAGCTGTTGCATCTGTCTGCTCAAAAGATGGAAACATATTCCAAAGTCCTCCTTGTTCACTTTCTAAAGTTGGTGTTTCACATGTTAACGGAGTTCTGCTAGCTATGCTATCACTATGAGAATATGCCCCAAGATGAACTTGTCCTACTTCAAGATTGAACAATATGGTTGAACTTATCTGTTCCACTTCCCAAGATTCACCATCACTGGTTGTATCTGGAGAACTTTCTTCTTGAACAGCATTCCTTGTTCCAGAAGTTGAAAAAAGACCCCTATTTTGTGGCTCAGTTCCAGTTATTTGCTGTCCAGATGTT
Above is a genomic segment from Neovison vison isolate M4711 chromosome X, ASM_NN_V1, whole genome shotgun sequence containing:
- the LOC122897254 gene encoding E3 ubiquitin-protein ligase RLIM-like — translated: MENSGFDDEDKSAALRRSQRDRLVREEDFYQFVNNLSEEDYKLMRDNDLLGIPGETTLEELQRRLQRIKDNPPQNSDKNTGGGDSSDNSSSGDSLLNWVNSFQQTENVTSGQTEHQIWEELSQINSNNNNTRFGLEMNFNVNNGSPNPENKDVPSTRFPRGDNIENIQRQAENTQSESTFIRPPMSEQSTTEALIEVPVTRGQRRARSRSPEHRRTRARIESSSAPNSWSDLLLRFHQSIAPETFEQLLEEENELFSRIQHQETSGQQITGTEPQNRGLFSTSGTRNAVQEESSPDTTSDGESWEVEQISSTILFNLEVGQVHLGAYSHSDSIASRTPLTCETPTLESEQGGLWNMFPSFEQTDATAYLSTIGIPIHRILNTDLNDTISTTIQSTLMQTVTTFSGSIDLMDSDSDLVHSISPPSENMERAESPNERDGSGGRTSSGSNSNTSSDFHSSFPLISSSNSSYITSFNSSPISSSSSSDENSEIRSLMFDGTNEISLSSGSPSEARQESRPMSPIIFDESNSWTSLNLDHFFLLNEDYHDQTTGLTKAQIDNLAIRSFGKSGALKACSICITEYTEGNRLRILPCSHEFHIHCIDRWLLENSTCPICRRKAVESGERENSN